A window of Haloarcula sp. H-GB4 contains these coding sequences:
- the endA gene encoding tRNA-intron lyase codes for MELTLDGAVVRAGYEARERFYDSRGYGKVRSGDIDLAPVEAAHLLYRGDIESIDGMDFRAFLGSAAVSEVDFAVYKDLRDRGFYLTPAREGWVDDATGADFVVYPRGKGPWDNEVAYRVRIVGERDTVVATDLGDCVLAVVDEESEVTYLDTDRREVSGTSDAAVPATAGELLGERVVCWEPPAELYDQAFYGQQLGDDGAVQLSLVEAAYLAQEDLLTVDGGADAVVERGREVEGDRFDRRLTVYAALRASGVAPKTGFKFGADFRTYAAVESAENLGHSELLVRVLPANHRFEPRDLALDVRLAHGVRKTMVFALTTDGGDGDIEWIAVERLTP; via the coding sequence ATGGAACTGACGCTCGACGGTGCTGTCGTGCGGGCCGGCTACGAGGCGCGCGAGCGGTTCTACGACTCGCGCGGCTACGGGAAGGTCCGTAGCGGCGACATCGACCTGGCACCGGTGGAGGCCGCACACCTCCTCTACCGCGGGGATATCGAAAGCATCGACGGCATGGACTTCCGGGCGTTCCTCGGGTCGGCGGCCGTCTCCGAGGTCGATTTCGCCGTCTACAAAGACCTCCGTGACCGCGGTTTCTACCTTACGCCGGCCCGCGAGGGGTGGGTCGATGACGCCACGGGCGCCGACTTCGTGGTTTACCCGCGCGGGAAGGGGCCGTGGGACAACGAGGTCGCCTACCGCGTCAGGATAGTTGGCGAGCGTGACACGGTTGTGGCCACTGATCTGGGCGACTGCGTGCTGGCGGTCGTCGACGAGGAGAGCGAAGTGACGTACCTCGATACCGACCGACGCGAGGTTTCCGGGACCAGCGACGCCGCCGTCCCAGCGACGGCGGGCGAACTCCTCGGAGAGCGGGTGGTGTGCTGGGAACCGCCGGCGGAACTCTACGACCAGGCGTTCTACGGGCAGCAACTTGGCGACGACGGCGCGGTCCAGCTCTCGCTCGTGGAAGCCGCGTATCTCGCACAGGAGGATTTGCTTACGGTCGATGGCGGGGCTGATGCTGTCGTTGAGCGGGGCCGCGAGGTCGAGGGCGACCGTTTCGACCGCCGTCTGACCGTCTATGCGGCGCTGCGAGCGAGCGGTGTCGCGCCGAAGACCGGCTTCAAATTCGGCGCGGACTTCCGGACCTATGCCGCCGTCGAAAGTGCCGAAAACCTCGGCCACTCGGAGCTACTGGTGCGGGTGCTGCCGGCCAACCACCGTTTCGAGCCACGGGACCTCGCACTGGACGTGCGGCTCGCCCACGGCGTCCGGAAAACGATGGTGTTCGCGCTCACGACGGACGGCGGTGACGGCGATATCGAGTGGATCGCCGTCGAGCGACTGACGCCCTGA
- a CDS encoding tryptophan--tRNA ligase — MTTDDSHHDDVSPDEDRRQSGGAWREPDASSGDEPVLPDGGTEAEGADEATLDPWGSSTIADYRKLFEQFGIEEFDEVLPEVPNPHYLMRRGVIFGHRDYRPVAEAMRNDDPFAALSGFMPTGDPHIGHKLVFDEIIWHQQQGGDAYALIADLEAHSARGLSWDEIDEHATNYLLSLLALGFDPDDGTLYRQSDNREVQDLAFELGAEANFSELQAIYDFDGETDVSHMQSVVTQMADILYPQLDEPKPTVIPVGPDQDPHMRLARDLAARMRYFGVTEAFASFEADGVERTLLRQAYDAREEYAEDADRPRCGEAADWLRDHQPAPADARESVVAKLDEAGKEPLRPRIRFLDRNATDVAFEALIEAIDGEKRVYDEHIDTFDLDHAEAEELARQVELDNGGYGFQPPSSIYHRFMTGLTGGKMSSSIPASHISLLDDPEDGYDKVKSATTGGRSTAEEQREKGGKADECPVYELYAYLLSGDDDEFAKEVYDECVGGERLCGGCKEQAAELMEEFLEDHQEKRAEWEDRLDELEIDLDSDRAPTSAD; from the coding sequence ATGACAACGGACGACTCCCACCACGACGACGTATCGCCCGACGAGGACCGCCGCCAGTCGGGCGGAGCGTGGCGGGAGCCTGACGCAAGCTCCGGCGACGAACCAGTGCTACCGGACGGCGGCACTGAGGCTGAAGGGGCCGACGAGGCGACGCTCGACCCGTGGGGCTCCTCGACTATCGCCGACTATCGCAAGCTGTTCGAGCAGTTCGGTATCGAGGAGTTCGACGAGGTGCTCCCGGAAGTCCCCAACCCTCACTACCTGATGCGGCGGGGTGTCATCTTCGGCCACCGGGACTATCGACCGGTCGCCGAGGCGATGCGCAACGATGACCCCTTCGCCGCGCTGTCGGGGTTCATGCCGACCGGCGACCCCCACATCGGCCACAAGCTCGTCTTCGACGAGATCATCTGGCATCAACAGCAGGGCGGGGACGCCTACGCACTCATCGCGGACCTCGAAGCCCACAGCGCCCGTGGGCTGTCGTGGGACGAAATTGACGAGCACGCGACAAACTACCTGTTGTCGCTGCTCGCGCTCGGGTTTGACCCCGACGATGGGACGCTGTACCGCCAGTCCGACAACCGCGAGGTGCAGGACCTCGCGTTCGAACTCGGGGCCGAAGCGAACTTCTCGGAACTGCAGGCCATCTACGACTTCGACGGTGAGACCGACGTCTCCCATATGCAGTCGGTCGTCACGCAGATGGCCGACATCCTCTACCCGCAACTGGACGAGCCCAAGCCGACGGTCATCCCCGTTGGCCCGGATCAGGACCCGCACATGCGGCTGGCACGGGACCTCGCCGCCCGGATGCGGTACTTCGGTGTGACGGAAGCCTTCGCCAGTTTCGAAGCCGACGGGGTTGAGCGGACACTGCTCCGCCAGGCCTACGACGCCCGCGAGGAGTACGCCGAGGACGCCGACCGACCGCGGTGTGGCGAGGCCGCCGACTGGCTGCGCGACCACCAGCCAGCGCCCGCCGACGCCCGCGAGTCCGTCGTCGCGAAACTCGACGAGGCCGGAAAGGAGCCGCTCCGACCGCGCATCCGGTTCCTCGACCGCAACGCCACCGACGTAGCCTTCGAGGCCCTTATCGAGGCCATCGACGGCGAGAAGCGGGTATACGACGAACACATCGATACGTTCGATCTGGACCACGCCGAGGCCGAGGAACTGGCCCGACAGGTCGAACTCGACAACGGTGGCTACGGCTTTCAGCCACCGTCGTCCATCTACCACCGGTTCATGACTGGCCTCACCGGCGGCAAAATGTCCTCGTCGATTCCAGCTTCGCACATCTCGCTGCTGGACGACCCGGAGGACGGCTACGACAAAGTGAAATCGGCGACCACTGGCGGCCGCTCTACAGCCGAGGAACAGCGTGAGAAAGGCGGGAAAGCCGACGAGTGCCCGGTATACGAACTGTATGCCTACCTCCTCTCGGGTGACGACGACGAGTTCGCCAAAGAGGTGTACGACGAGTGCGTCGGCGGCGAACGCCTCTGTGGCGGTTGCAAAGAACAGGCCGCCGAACTGATGGAAGAGTTCCTCGAAGATCATCAAGAGAAACGTGCGGAGTGGGAGGACAGGCTCGACGAACTCGAGATCGACCTCGACTCTGACCGCGCGCCGACGAGCGCGGACTGA
- a CDS encoding phenylalanine--tRNA ligase subunit alpha produces the protein MKRPQAQVAVLQAADAQEDRRIDDVAAEADLKPEAATRAAFELEADGLLAVSEETLEHYELTEEGDRYVRESLPEQDLYEAAIDAGAADGPVQMGQVIGASGLEGGAVDIALSNYARKAYGEIDSGEITANSDADPGSDPEMLALEAVADGRVEDADTDALNQLERRGLLDVREETVRSVQLTDDGVTALMEGVEAAATVDQLTPELLTSGEWEDVAFTEYNVEADAEDVSHGKEHILRQTANRVKDTLVGMGFSEMEGPHADAQFWINDCLFMPQDHPARTHWDQFALEEPEEIGHLPPDLVERVRSAHKEGVGPDGEGYHSPWTEDIARGMDLRGHTTSLSMRYLSGHQVGELDPPERYFSVEKVYRNDTLDPTHLLEFFQIEGWVMAEDLSVRDLMGTFTEFYEQFGITDLEFKPHYNPYTEPSFELFGTHPETGEVVEVGNSGIFRDEVLTPLGVDCDVMAWGLSLERLLMLMYGFEDIRDVHGTLCDLELLRETEVIR, from the coding sequence ATGAAACGACCACAGGCACAGGTGGCCGTCCTGCAGGCCGCCGACGCACAGGAAGACAGGCGTATCGACGACGTGGCTGCGGAGGCTGACCTCAAGCCGGAAGCGGCCACCAGAGCGGCGTTCGAACTCGAAGCCGACGGACTGCTTGCCGTCTCAGAAGAGACGCTGGAACACTACGAACTCACCGAGGAGGGCGACCGGTACGTCCGCGAGAGCCTGCCCGAACAGGACCTCTACGAGGCGGCTATCGACGCCGGCGCTGCCGACGGCCCGGTCCAGATGGGACAGGTCATTGGTGCGTCCGGCCTCGAAGGCGGCGCGGTCGATATCGCGCTCTCGAACTACGCCCGCAAGGCCTACGGCGAGATTGACAGCGGCGAGATCACGGCCAACTCCGACGCAGACCCGGGCTCCGACCCCGAGATGCTCGCGCTGGAGGCGGTCGCCGACGGGCGCGTCGAGGACGCCGATACGGACGCGCTCAACCAGCTGGAACGGCGTGGCCTCCTCGATGTGCGTGAGGAAACCGTCCGCTCGGTCCAGCTCACTGACGACGGCGTCACCGCGCTGATGGAGGGCGTCGAAGCCGCCGCGACGGTCGACCAGCTCACCCCCGAGCTGCTCACCAGCGGCGAGTGGGAGGACGTGGCCTTCACCGAGTACAACGTCGAGGCCGACGCCGAGGACGTGAGCCACGGCAAGGAACACATCCTCCGACAGACGGCAAACCGCGTGAAGGACACGCTCGTCGGCATGGGCTTCTCCGAGATGGAAGGCCCCCACGCAGACGCCCAATTCTGGATCAACGACTGTCTGTTCATGCCACAGGACCACCCGGCCCGGACCCACTGGGACCAGTTCGCCCTGGAGGAGCCCGAAGAGATCGGTCACCTCCCACCGGACCTCGTCGAACGGGTCCGCTCGGCCCACAAGGAGGGTGTCGGCCCCGACGGCGAGGGGTACCACTCGCCGTGGACCGAGGATATCGCCCGCGGGATGGACCTGCGCGGCCACACCACCTCGCTGTCGATGCGCTATCTCTCGGGCCATCAGGTCGGCGAACTCGACCCGCCCGAGCGCTACTTCAGCGTCGAGAAGGTGTACCGCAACGACACGCTCGACCCGACGCACCTGCTTGAGTTCTTCCAGATCGAGGGCTGGGTGATGGCCGAGGACCTCTCCGTGCGGGACCTGATGGGGACGTTCACGGAGTTCTACGAGCAGTTCGGCATCACCGACTTGGAGTTCAAGCCCCACTACAACCCCTACACGGAGCCGAGTTTCGAACTGTTCGGTACCCACCCCGAGACCGGCGAGGTCGTCGAGGTCGGCAACTCCGGGATTTTCCGCGATGAGGTGCTCACGCCGCTTGGCGTCGACTGCGACGTAATGGCGTGGGGTCTCTCGCTCGAACGACTACTCATGCTCATGTACGGCTTCGAAGATATCCGCGACGTGCACGGGACGCTGTGTGATCTTGAACTGCTGCGGGAGACGGAGGTGATCCGCTGA